A region from the Mustela erminea isolate mMusErm1 chromosome 10, mMusErm1.Pri, whole genome shotgun sequence genome encodes:
- the A3GALT2 gene encoding alpha-1,3-galactosyltransferase 2 has translation MALRERLRTWKRIFCWLILLALGLLGLLQYGLPIVRHLEALIPMGVCPSARMALLRDNFTGLLNPWARPDVLTCTSWGAPIIWDGTFDPAAAQQKALQQNLTIGLTVFAVGRYLEKYLARFLETAERHFMLGQRVVYYVFTERPAAVPRVALAPGRRLRVERVARERRWQDVSMQRMHTLHEALGGRLGREAHFVLCMDVDQHFRGAFGPEVLAESVAQLHAWHYHWPRRLLPYERDARSAAALAPGDGDFYYHAAVFGGSVAALRGLTAHCARGLQRDRERGLEARWHDESHLNKFFWLHKPAKVLSPEFCWSPEIGRRAEIRRPRLLWAPKEYAALRD, from the exons ATGGCTCTCAGGGAGAGACTCAG GACCTGGAAGAGAATCTTCTGTTGGCTGATCCTCCTTGCGCTGGGCCTCCTAGGGCTGCTCCAGTATGGGCTCCCCATAGTCAG gcATCTGGAAGCCCTCATCCCCATGGGCGTCTGCCCTTCTGCCAGAATGGCCCTGCTGAGAGACAACTTCACGGGTCTCCTGAATCCCTG GGCCCGGCCTGATGTTCTGACCTGTACCTCCTGGGGGGCCCCCATTATTTGGGATGGCACTTTCGACCCAGCTGCAGCCCAGCAAAAGGCTCTACAGCAGAACCTCACCATTGGTCTGACTGTCTTTGCTGTAGGCAG GTACCTGGAGAAGTACCTGGCGCGCTTCCTGGAGACAGCTGAGCGGCACTTCATGCTGGGCCAGCGCGTGGTGTACTACGTGTTCACCGAGCGCCCGGCCGCTGTGCCCCGCGTGGCTCTGGCGCCTGGCCGCCGGCTGCGCGTGGAGCGCGTGGCCCGCGAGCGGCGCTGGCAGGACGTGTCCATGCAGCGTATGCACACGCTGCACGAAGCGCTGGGCGGGCGGCTGGGCCGCGAGGCGCACTTCGTGCTCTGCATGGACGTGGACCAGCACTTCCGCGGCGCCTTCGGGCCCGAAGTGCTGGCCGAGTCGGTGGCGCAGCTGCACGCCTGGCACTACCACTGGCCGCGGCGGCTGCTGCCCTACGAGCGCGACGCGCGCTCCGCCGCCGCGCTGGCGCCAGGCGACGGCGACTTCTACTACCACGCGGCGGTGTTCGGGGGCAGCGTGGCGGCGCTGCGCGGCCTGACGGCGCACTGCGCGCGGGGCCTGCAGCGGGACCGCGAGCGCGGCCTGGAGGCGCGCTGGCACGACGAGAGCCACCTCAACAAGTTCTTCTGGCTGCACAAGCCCGCCAAGGTGCTGTCGCCCGAGTTCTGCTGGAGCCCCGAGATCGGCCGCCGGGCCGAGATCCGCCGGCCGCGCCTACTCTGGGCGCCCAAGGAGTACGCCGCGCTGCGCGACTAG